A single Pyxicephalus adspersus chromosome 8, UCB_Pads_2.0, whole genome shotgun sequence DNA region contains:
- the LOC140336992 gene encoding ghrelin-like, with amino-acid sequence MLGNLCSSNDNSRMPFLLSRINMKQTSEDGHFTAETSPTDHTVTSDFRMKLGKVAIFGAVLFCLLWTEETQAGLTFLSPVDMQKIAGRQSQNKLRPGGMNRRETEDDLDEEQKGIGVTIPLDMSMKMTQEQLEKQKAAVQDFLYSFLSLRSLLEGKNENTWSQ; translated from the exons ATGTTGGGAAATTTGTGTTCCTCCAATGACAACTCGAGAATGCCATTCTTGTTGTCTCGTATAAATATGAAGCAGACATCTGAGGATGGACATTTTACAGCGGAAACCTCAC CCACAGACCACACAGTAACCAGTGATTTCAGGATGAAGTTGGGTAAAGTGGCCATCTTCGGGGCGGTTTTGTTTTGCCTTCTGTGGACGGAGGAGACCCAGGCCGGCTTAACCTTCCTGAGTCCAGTGGACATGCAGAAGATTGCG GGGAGGCAATCGCAGAACAAGCTGAGACCTGGCGGTATGAATCGCAGGGAGACAGAGGATGACCTGGATGAAGAGCAGAAGGGGATCGGG GTGACAATTCCTCTGGACATGAGTATGAAGATGACGCAGGAGCAGCTGGAGAAGCAGAAGGCCGCGGTGCAGGACTTCCTGTACTCGTTCCTCTCTCTGAGGTCTTTGCTAG AGGGCAAAAATGAAAATACCTGGAGCCAATGA
- the SEC13 gene encoding protein SEC13 homolog has translation MVSVINTVDTSHEDMIHDAQMDYYGTRLATCSSDRSVKIFDVKNGGQILIADLRGHEGPVWQVAWAHPMYGNILASCSYDRKVIIWKEENGTWENTYEYTGHDSSVNSVCWAPHDFGLMLACGSSDGAISLLTYTGDGPWDVKKISNAHTIGCNAVSWAPSVVPGSLVDQPSGQRPSYIKRFVSGGCDNLVKIWKEEDGQWKEDQKLEAHSDWVRDVAWAPSIGLPTSTIASCSQDGRVYIWTCDDPTTDNWNPKLLHKFNDVVWHVSWSITANILAVSGGDNKVTLWKESADGQWACISDVNKGQGAVSSVTDGQQNEQ, from the exons ATG GTATCTGTAATAAACACCGTGGACACCTCACACGAGGATATGATT CATGATGCACAGATGGATTACTACGGGACACGCCTGGCCACATGCTCTTCCGACAGATCGGTTAAGATCTTTGATGTGAAGAACGGAGGACAGATCCTAATTGCAGATCTGCGGGG ACACGAAGGGCCGGTTTGGCAGGTGGCTTGGGCTCACCCGATGTATGGAAACATCCTGGCATCCTGCTCTTATGACAGAAAAGTCATCATATGGAAAGAGGAAAATGGCACCTGGGAGAATACGTATGAATACACCGGCCACGATTCTTCAG TGAATTCTGTGTGTTGGGCCCCCCATGACTTCGGACTGATGTTGGCTTGCGGTAGTTCAGATGGGGCCATATCCCTCCTCACCTATACAGGGGATGGCCCCTGGGATGTCAAAAAAATCAGCAACGCTCACACG ATCGGGTGCAATGCTGTAAGCTGGGCTCCCTCTGTGGTCCCTGGCAGTCTTGTGGATCAGCCATCCGGACAGAGGCCCAGTTACATCAAGCGATTCGTCTCCGGGGGCTGCGACAACCTAGTCAAGATCTGGAA GGAGGAGGAtggtcagtggaaggaagatcagaaGCTGGAGGCGCACAGCGACTGGGTACGAGATGTGGCCTGGGCACCTTCTATTGGCCTTCCCACAAGCACGATCGCCAGCTGCTCTCAG GACGGCAGAGTTTACATCTGGACTTGTGACGATCCCACCACTGACAACTGGAACCCCAAATTATTGCACAAATTTAATGACGTGGTCTGGCACGTCAGCTGGTCCATCACCGCCAATATCCTGGCTGTATCTGGAGGAGATAACAAG GTGACGCTGTGGAAAGAGTCTGCCGATGGCCAATGGGCTTGCATCAGCGACGTAAACAAGGGCCAAGGAGCCGTTTCCTCCGTGACAGACGGACAGCAGAACGAGCAGTGA